The Clostridium septicum genome contains a region encoding:
- a CDS encoding IS256 family transposase — protein sequence MTRKIDTNFDYNEEIKRCKTIDDVMGKNGLIQRLVKDVLENILEGEMEEHLGRNKYERVEVVDQTKKNYRNGYSRKNLRSSFGDVDLDVPRDRNAEFEPQIIKKYETVCTELDKKIISLYAKGMSTSDIQAEIEDLYGITISPSMVSKITDKVLASAAEWQNRALDKIYPIVYLDAMYFKVRSNGKIVNKAVYICLGYTMEGYKDILGIWVDEAEGAKFWLGICNDLKNRGVKEILIACMDGLKGLPQAIKTVFPSVNIQTCIVHQIRNSIKYIASKDKKAFMKDLKEVYKATTEELALAQLDNLKERWGDKYGIVIDSWYNNWSNLSTFFDFSPTIRKMIYTTNILEGFNRQIRKFTKVRVIFPTDESLNKCVYLATMEILEKWTQPIHNWGATLAELSIIFEDQLKDELA from the coding sequence ATGACAAGAAAAATTGATACCAACTTTGATTACAACGAGGAAATTAAAAGATGTAAAACAATCGATGATGTGATGGGTAAAAACGGATTAATACAAAGATTAGTTAAAGATGTTCTTGAAAATATATTAGAAGGTGAAATGGAAGAACATCTAGGAAGAAATAAATATGAACGTGTAGAAGTAGTTGATCAAACTAAGAAGAACTACAGGAATGGTTATAGTCGCAAAAATTTAAGAAGTTCCTTCGGTGACGTCGACCTAGACGTACCCCGTGATAGAAATGCTGAATTTGAGCCACAAATTATAAAAAAATATGAAACTGTGTGTACTGAGTTAGATAAAAAGATTATATCTTTATATGCTAAAGGTATGTCAACATCTGATATTCAGGCTGAAATTGAAGACTTATATGGAATAACTATATCACCATCGATGGTATCTAAAATAACTGATAAAGTGCTTGCTAGCGCCGCCGAATGGCAAAATAGAGCATTAGATAAAATATATCCAATAGTTTATTTAGATGCTATGTACTTTAAAGTTAGAAGTAATGGAAAGATAGTTAACAAGGCTGTCTATATATGCTTAGGATACACTATGGAAGGATATAAAGATATTTTAGGTATATGGGTTGATGAAGCTGAAGGTGCTAAATTCTGGTTAGGAATTTGCAATGATTTAAAAAATAGAGGTGTAAAAGAAATTTTAATTGCTTGTATGGATGGATTAAAAGGGCTTCCACAAGCTATAAAAACAGTATTTCCATCAGTAAATATTCAAACATGTATTGTTCATCAAATAAGAAATTCAATAAAATACATAGCTTCAAAAGATAAAAAAGCATTTATGAAAGATTTGAAGGAGGTTTATAAGGCTACAACAGAGGAACTTGCGTTAGCACAGCTAGATAATTTAAAGGAGAGATGGGGAGATAAATATGGAATAGTAATAGATTCCTGGTATAATAATTGGAGTAACCTTTCAACATTTTTCGACTTCTCTCCAACTATAAGAAAGATGATTTATACTACAAATATCTTAGAAGGTTTTAATCGTCAAATACGTAAATTCACTAAAGTTAGAGTCATATTCCCAACTGATGAATCTTTAAATAAGTGTGTTTACTTAGCAACGATGGAGATACTAGAAAAATGGACTCAGCCTATACATAATTGGGGTGCTACGTTAGCAGAGCTATCAATAATATTTGAAGATCAATTAAAAGATGAATTAGCTTAA
- a CDS encoding DUF4883 family protein, whose translation MKKYFKLIITLLFICILSGCGLTGPEYINSKNKPTPYFYTEEIYSKLTKKEHYTLKIFDLNIYKYYDVNPEEHSIVLEFIECLKKESYNTNIDAGINPRYKLIIEFDDAKYVINAFNDKQISINPWDGIYEPDYISMDGIPDYYNLYKFCDYIEKISRGFEG comes from the coding sequence GTGAAGAAATACTTTAAATTAATCATTACTTTATTATTCATTTGTATTTTATCTGGATGTGGTCTTACTGGTCCTGAATACATAAATTCTAAAAATAAACCAACACCTTATTTTTATACTGAAGAAATCTATTCAAAACTTACAAAAAAAGAACACTATACCCTTAAAATTTTTGATTTAAATATTTATAAATATTATGATGTTAACCCTGAAGAACATAGTATAGTTCTTGAATTTATAGAATGCCTAAAAAAAGAAAGCTATAATACTAATATAGACGCTGGAATTAATCCTAGATATAAATTAATTATAGAATTTGATGATGCAAAATATGTAATTAATGCCTTTAATGATAAACAAATTTCTATAAATCCATGGGATGGAATATACGAACCTGATTATATAAGTATGGATGGAATACCTGACTATTATAATCTTTATAAGTTCTGTGACTATATTGAAAAAATTTCTCGTGGTTTTGAAGGTTAA
- a CDS encoding pyruvate kinase, which produces MHIIATVGPRSEEKWVLKEFINKGVDILRLNCSHFNKEEFSNVVSYSREIKKDIHIMTDLCGEKIRVSPKLKDIYKIYNGETIYFCGEDFYTNINIENLKDMKLIPLTIPAELLLNRCINNISMKDNTMNFEILEKKQGIIKAKVIRGGIVRSGKGCNIPDLKRDIPFLSEKDKNDIRWSIEKDIDIICQSYVESKEDIEFLKEYINIEFSDYKKPEIWAKVETPKGIKNLKEIIKVTDNVVIGRGDLVPEAGLLEAVKLEDKAIEYIVKNNKNIIMATNLLNSMKNGSRASLPEVESIYNFIKKGVRGFLLAGETSIGKAPIKTIDFLNKAIIYYKAENTL; this is translated from the coding sequence ATGCATATTATAGCAACAGTAGGTCCTAGATCAGAGGAAAAATGGGTGTTAAAAGAATTTATTAATAAAGGAGTAGACATATTGAGGTTAAATTGTTCTCATTTTAATAAAGAGGAATTTTCAAATGTAGTTAGCTATTCAAGGGAAATAAAAAAGGATATACATATAATGACTGACTTATGTGGAGAAAAAATAAGAGTATCACCAAAATTAAAAGATATTTATAAAATATATAATGGAGAAACTATATATTTTTGTGGAGAAGATTTTTATACTAATATAAATATTGAAAATTTAAAGGACATGAAATTAATTCCATTAACAATTCCAGCGGAATTATTATTAAATAGATGTATAAATAATATATCTATGAAAGATAATACTATGAATTTTGAGATTTTAGAAAAAAAACAAGGAATAATAAAAGCAAAGGTTATAAGAGGAGGAATAGTTAGAAGTGGAAAGGGGTGTAATATTCCAGATTTAAAAAGAGATATACCTTTTTTAAGTGAAAAAGATAAAAATGATATTAGATGGAGTATAGAAAAAGATATAGATATTATTTGTCAATCATATGTGGAAAGTAAGGAGGATATCGAATTTTTAAAAGAATATATAAATATAGAATTTAGTGATTATAAAAAGCCAGAGATTTGGGCTAAGGTTGAAACTCCAAAAGGAATTAAAAATTTAAAGGAAATAATAAAAGTTACTGATAATGTTGTAATAGGTAGAGGTGATTTAGTTCCGGAGGCAGGTCTTTTAGAGGCTGTTAAATTAGAAGATAAGGCAATAGAATATATAGTTAAAAATAATAAAAATATAATAATGGCGACTAATCTACTAAATAGTATGAAAAATGGAAGTAGAGCAAGTTTACCAGAAGTTGAAAGTATATATAATTTCATAAAAAAAGGAGTAAGAGGTTTTTTATTAGCAGGAGAAACATCTATAGGAAAGGCTCCAATAAAAACTATAGACTTTTTAAATAAAGCTATAATTTATTATAAAGCCGAAAATACTTTATAG
- a CDS encoding response regulator, which translates to MYTVLHIEQSEFFLKIVESEVLEKGYEYISTENFNEANSILRENHIDLIITSLYAKGGKIEEFVKDVNSKYNIPIFVVTSNDIDEHSRKIINLGISEYILKKDMKEEIRKHLDNIFREDEYMECLKEVSIAVLEDNKLERIIEKKLLEDYGIKNVDYYMSGELLLNSNKKYDIYLIDIILKNEFGKDIIRKIRRNNIDASIIAVTGLDNEKTLANLLNTGANDFITKPVNEDMFIAKLKSNVRVYNLEKKLKELKKTNKN; encoded by the coding sequence ATGTATACAGTATTGCATATTGAACAAAGTGAATTTTTCTTAAAGATAGTTGAAAGTGAGGTTTTAGAAAAGGGATATGAATATATCTCTACAGAAAACTTTAATGAAGCAAATTCAATATTAAGAGAAAATCATATAGATTTAATAATAACATCTTTATATGCAAAGGGTGGTAAAATCGAGGAGTTTGTTAAAGATGTAAATTCAAAATATAATATTCCTATATTTGTTGTTACTAGCAATGATATTGATGAACATAGTAGAAAAATTATTAATTTAGGTATTAGTGAATATATATTAAAAAAAGATATGAAAGAAGAAATAAGAAAACACCTAGATAATATTTTTAGGGAAGATGAGTATATGGAGTGTTTAAAAGAAGTTAGTATTGCTGTTTTAGAAGATAATAAACTTGAAAGAATAATAGAAAAAAAATTACTAGAGGATTATGGAATAAAAAATGTTGATTATTATATGTCAGGTGAATTGCTTTTAAATAGTAATAAAAAATATGATATATATTTAATTGATATAATACTTAAAAATGAATTTGGAAAAGATATTATAAGGAAAATAAGAAGAAATAATATAGATGCATCTATAATAGCAGTTACAGGATTAGATAATGAAAAAACTTTAGCCAATTTACTTAATACTGGAGCTAATGACTTTATAACAAAACCAGTAAACGAAGATATGTTTATTGCAAAGTTAAAATCGAATGTAAGAGTTTATAATTTGGAAAAGAAGTTAAAGGAATTAAAAAAAACTAATAAAAATTAA
- a CDS encoding ABC transporter ATP-binding protein yields the protein MCNLNDKVIEIKDLKMSYGNKEVLKGINLEIRKGNIIGYIGPNGAGKSTTVKIILGLVKGFTGEVKVFGQDISNGDESYKKKIGYVPEVPEIYDSLTGKEYLTFIGQLYGFNYYDVNRKAKKLMRVLGIEEVYNKRISSYSKGMKQKLIIISSLLHNPDILFLDEPLSGLDANSVMIIKEILAELSRKGKTIFYSSHIMEVVEKISDRIVLINNGNIVADGAFDELQNSCKEGTLEEIFNELTGFNDHKELAENFISIVEEV from the coding sequence ATGTGTAATTTAAATGATAAAGTAATAGAAATAAAAGATTTAAAAATGAGTTATGGAAATAAAGAAGTATTAAAGGGTATAAACTTAGAAATACGAAAAGGTAATATAATTGGATACATAGGACCAAATGGAGCAGGTAAAAGTACAACTGTAAAGATAATACTAGGGTTAGTTAAAGGATTTACTGGAGAAGTTAAAGTTTTTGGACAAGATATATCAAATGGAGATGAAAGTTACAAAAAGAAAATAGGATATGTACCAGAAGTACCAGAAATTTATGATAGTTTAACAGGTAAAGAGTATCTTACTTTTATAGGACAACTTTATGGATTTAATTATTATGATGTAAATAGAAAAGCTAAAAAATTAATGCGTGTTTTAGGAATAGAGGAAGTTTATAATAAAAGAATATCATCATATTCTAAAGGAATGAAACAAAAATTAATAATAATATCAAGCTTATTGCATAATCCAGATATATTATTTTTAGATGAACCATTAAGTGGATTAGATGCTAATAGTGTAATGATTATTAAGGAAATATTAGCAGAACTTTCAAGGAAAGGAAAGACAATATTTTATTCCTCTCATATAATGGAAGTAGTTGAAAAAATAAGCGATAGAATTGTTCTTATAAATAATGGAAATATAGTAGCAGATGGTGCTTTTGATGAACTTCAAAATAGTTGTAAAGAAGGAACTCTTGAAGAAATATTTAATGAGTTAACAGGCTTTAATGATCATAAAGAATTAGCAGAAAATTTTATATCCATAGTTGAAGAGGTGTAG
- a CDS encoding DUF1540 domain-containing protein, producing the protein MQKINCDVNNCSYNKSGICFSDRIDVGGKAVDHKEDTCCGSFLDKSHYSDLTNATNEEGPCNCIVCQVENCVHNCNKLCDLSSINVAGYGAKIYTETNCNSFSNK; encoded by the coding sequence ATGCAAAAAATTAATTGCGATGTAAATAATTGTTCTTATAATAAATCTGGTATTTGTTTTTCAGATCGTATTGACGTAGGAGGAAAAGCTGTTGATCATAAAGAAGATACTTGTTGTGGATCTTTTTTAGATAAAAGTCATTATAGTGATTTAACAAATGCAACTAATGAAGAAGGACCTTGTAACTGTATAGTTTGCCAAGTTGAAAACTGCGTTCATAATTGTAATAAATTATGTGATTTAAGTTCTATTAACGTTGCCGGCTATGGCGCAAAAATTTATACAGAAACTAATTGTAATAGTTTCTCTAACAAATAA
- a CDS encoding NADH peroxidase yields the protein MKKFVCTVCGYIHEGNTPPEICPVCKVGADKFIEMSDDLNWADEHRIGIAEGINPEVIDGLRANFIGECTEVGMYLAMSRQADREGYPEVGEAYKRIALEEAEHASRFAEMLGEVVAADTKANLKARVEAEYGACDGKKKLATLAKQNNLDAIHDSVHEMCKDEARHGRAFKGLLDRYFN from the coding sequence ATGAAAAAATTTGTTTGTACTGTTTGTGGATATATTCATGAAGGCAATACTCCACCTGAAATTTGCCCAGTTTGTAAAGTTGGAGCTGATAAATTTATTGAAATGTCTGATGATTTAAATTGGGCTGATGAACATAGGATAGGTATTGCTGAAGGTATAAATCCTGAAGTAATTGATGGTTTAAGAGCTAACTTTATTGGTGAATGTACTGAAGTTGGTATGTACCTTGCTATGTCTCGTCAAGCTGATAGAGAAGGTTATCCAGAAGTTGGAGAGGCCTATAAAAGAATAGCTTTAGAAGAAGCAGAACATGCTTCAAGATTTGCTGAAATGTTAGGTGAAGTTGTTGCTGCTGATACTAAAGCTAATCTTAAAGCAAGAGTTGAAGCAGAATATGGTGCTTGCGATGGTAAGAAAAAACTTGCTACACTTGCAAAACAAAATAATTTAGATGCTATTCATGATAGTGTTCATGAAATGTGCAAAGATGAGGCTAGACATGGAAGAGCATTTAAAGGTCTTCTTGATAGATATTTTAATTAA
- a CDS encoding MATE family efflux transporter translates to MNKIKGFFNDKKFFKTLFILALPIIMQNILTSSLNMADTLMIGSIGDSQVAAVGIGNQFSFLFNLIVIGTTGGCSIFISQYWGKKDKKNIKKVVGIGGVTVIMVAIISMILALFVPELIVVIFTKDHEVIREASSYLAIVSLSYIVTAITFTIATSLRCMEDAKTPMIISAVAVGVNIVLNYIFIFGKLGFPAMGVKGAAIATVIARIIECILLMIKGHKHKVLHGDFKEYFQFNTEFVFLIYKSVIPVVLNEACWGLGTFFYSIAYGKLGTESMASVQITNNIQNLFFVVCFSMASSSLVMIGNQIGAGEEEIAKRYGRKFTILAFAMGVILGIIVFLLASPILKLFNVSDIVKEYSIIILKIYSICYPIRVVNLILIVGVFRGGGDAGFALKAEALTMWFIGVPMAFIGALILKFPIYLVILMVTAEEVAKFIVSIFRFKSYKWIHNVIEEESIS, encoded by the coding sequence ATGAACAAAATAAAAGGATTTTTTAATGATAAAAAGTTTTTTAAAACTTTATTTATACTGGCATTACCCATTATAATGCAAAATATTTTAACATCTTCCTTAAATATGGCAGATACATTAATGATAGGTTCAATAGGAGATTCACAAGTAGCTGCTGTTGGTATTGGAAATCAATTTTCATTTTTATTTAATTTAATAGTTATTGGAACAACTGGTGGTTGTAGTATATTTATTTCACAGTATTGGGGTAAAAAGGACAAAAAGAATATTAAAAAGGTAGTAGGTATTGGTGGCGTAACTGTAATTATGGTAGCAATAATTTCTATGATTTTAGCATTATTTGTTCCAGAGTTAATAGTAGTAATATTTACAAAAGATCATGAGGTTATAAGGGAAGCTTCTTCATATTTAGCAATTGTAAGTTTAAGTTATATTGTAACAGCCATTACATTTACAATAGCAACATCTTTAAGATGTATGGAGGATGCCAAAACTCCTATGATTATAAGTGCAGTAGCAGTAGGTGTGAATATAGTTTTAAATTATATATTTATATTTGGAAAGCTAGGATTTCCAGCCATGGGAGTAAAAGGTGCGGCAATTGCAACTGTTATAGCAAGAATTATAGAATGCATATTGTTAATGATTAAGGGGCATAAGCATAAAGTTTTACATGGAGATTTTAAAGAATACTTTCAATTTAACACAGAATTTGTATTTTTAATATATAAGTCAGTAATTCCTGTAGTTCTTAATGAAGCGTGTTGGGGACTTGGAACTTTTTTTTATTCAATAGCCTATGGAAAGCTTGGAACAGAATCTATGGCATCTGTTCAAATAACAAATAACATACAAAATTTATTTTTTGTAGTATGTTTCAGTATGGCAAGTTCTTCATTAGTAATGATAGGGAATCAAATAGGTGCAGGAGAAGAAGAAATAGCAAAGAGATATGGAAGAAAGTTTACTATATTAGCATTTGCTATGGGTGTCATATTAGGAATAATAGTATTTTTATTGGCATCACCTATATTAAAATTATTTAATGTGTCAGATATAGTTAAAGAGTATTCAATCATAATATTAAAAATATATAGTATATGTTATCCTATTAGAGTTGTAAATTTAATACTTATAGTAGGAGTATTTAGAGGTGGAGGAGACGCAGGCTTTGCACTTAAAGCAGAAGCTTTAACAATGTGGTTTATAGGAGTACCAATGGCATTTATAGGAGCTTTAATTTTAAAATTTCCAATATATTTAGTAATTTTAATGGTAACAGCTGAAGAAGTGGCAAAATTTATAGTTTCTATTTTTAGATTTAAAAGCTATAAATGGATTCATAATGTAATAGAAGAAGAGTCTATAAGTTAA
- a CDS encoding nuclease-related domain-containing protein — protein sequence MDWKVIGLENDEKWIQEIDGNTYYRVNPCTQNDAHIKYLRRYLGVDRPIYYSIVVFGEESILVNKDKYGGYNSVMNLGELEDEMVLLTNSELLFSDY from the coding sequence TTGGACTGGAAGGTTATAGGATTAGAAAATGATGAGAAATGGATACAAGAGATTGATGGAAATACATATTATAGAGTAAATCCTTGTACTCAAAATGATGCTCATATAAAATATTTAAGACGATATTTAGGCGTGGATAGACCTATTTATTATTCTATTGTTGTTTTTGGGGAAGAGTCAATATTAGTGAATAAGGATAAATATGGTGGATATAATTCTGTTATGAATTTAGGTGAACTAGAAGATGAGATGGTCTTATTAACAAATAGTGAATTGTTATTTTCTGACTATTAA
- a CDS encoding lysylphosphatidylglycerol synthase domain-containing protein yields MKKIINNLAVRIIQILVMAIILVVVTKELYRIFIDMNIQLFYKYSDKLTVVNIFIIVLLGIISYIPLSFYDLVIRKKVGIALDTKKVYKYSWIASSVANIVGFGGSAAIVLKRYFYKDYVDDEKKLIKETSKVVGLNLSGFSLLCLIYSIYLFTIERNISYIDYIAIIIAMYLPIIIITITYKYIKNGDRYSYRTTLKIISISILEWITTISLIIGLIYILNINVSIFDFLPIYVVGIVAAIISMAPSGLGTFDLVLIVGLDKFNVPKEQVLLLIILYRISYYIIPLLIGVILYLSDLLSKLVKNENME; encoded by the coding sequence ATGAAAAAAATAATTAATAATCTAGCAGTAAGGATTATTCAAATTTTAGTAATGGCAATTATATTAGTTGTTGTAACAAAAGAACTATACAGAATATTTATTGATATGAATATTCAACTGTTTTATAAGTATTCAGATAAATTAACTGTTGTAAATATTTTTATAATAGTTTTATTAGGAATAATATCATACATACCTTTATCATTTTATGATTTAGTAATAAGAAAAAAAGTTGGAATAGCCTTAGATACTAAAAAGGTTTATAAGTATTCATGGATTGCTAGTTCAGTAGCGAATATTGTAGGGTTTGGTGGAAGTGCGGCAATAGTATTAAAGCGATATTTTTATAAAGATTATGTGGATGATGAGAAAAAACTTATAAAGGAAACTTCAAAAGTTGTTGGGTTAAATTTAAGTGGTTTTTCGCTTTTATGTCTTATTTATAGCATATATTTATTTACTATAGAAAGAAATATATCTTACATTGATTATATAGCAATTATAATTGCAATGTATTTACCAATTATAATTATAACTATAACATATAAATATATAAAAAATGGAGATAGATATAGCTATAGAACAACACTTAAAATTATATCTATATCCATATTAGAATGGATAACTACTATTAGTCTAATAATTGGTCTTATTTATATACTAAATATAAATGTAAGTATATTTGATTTTTTACCCATATATGTAGTAGGAATAGTTGCAGCAATAATTAGTATGGCACCAAGTGGGTTGGGAACTTTTGATTTAGTTTTAATAGTAGGACTTGATAAATTTAATGTGCCTAAAGAGCAAGTTTTATTACTAATAATTTTATATAGAATAAGCTACTATATTATACCTTTATTAATAGGAGTAATATTATATTTAAGTGATTTATTAAGTAAATTAGTAAAAAATGAAAATATGGAATAG
- a CDS encoding transposase, protein MRGQHYTDEQKEQILQEVKEVGNVSLVGRKHGISTSTIFTWISKSKNRNQIKTKPGRKTSVEGKSNEEEINEVTQENDKLKKILGEKDLEISILKDLLKKANPQLKIK, encoded by the coding sequence ATGAGAGGACAACATTACACAGACGAACAAAAGGAACAAATATTGCAAGAGGTTAAAGAGGTAGGAAATGTTTCTTTAGTAGGAAGAAAACATGGAATATCAACTAGTACAATTTTCACTTGGATAAGTAAGTCAAAAAATAGAAATCAGATAAAAACTAAACCAGGTAGAAAAACTTCAGTTGAGGGAAAAAGTAATGAAGAAGAAATAAATGAAGTGACCCAAGAAAATGATAAGTTGAAGAAAATTTTAGGGGAAAAAGACTTAGAAATATCTATTCTTAAAGATCTATTAAAAAAAGCAAACCCTCAATTGAAGATAAAATAA
- a CDS encoding iron-sulfur cluster assembly scaffold protein, whose protein sequence is MMYSREVEEMCVVAKGPNHGPAPIPVEGRWVQSKEVKDISGLTHGVGWCAPQQGACKLTLNVKDGIIEEALVETIGCSGMTHSAAMASEILPGKTILEALNTDLVCDAINTAMRELFLQIVYGRTQTAFSEGGLPIGAGLEDLGKGLRSQVGTMYGTVAKGPRYLEMAEGYVTETALDADGEIIGYKFVHLGKMMEMIAKGMDANEALVKATGQYGRFDDAVTVIDPRHK, encoded by the coding sequence ATGATGTATTCAAGAGAAGTTGAAGAAATGTGTGTTGTTGCTAAGGGACCTAATCATGGTCCAGCACCGATTCCTGTAGAAGGAAGATGGGTACAATCTAAAGAAGTTAAAGATATTTCAGGTTTAACTCATGGTGTGGGTTGGTGTGCGCCACAACAAGGAGCTTGTAAGTTAACTTTAAATGTTAAAGATGGAATAATAGAAGAGGCATTAGTTGAAACAATAGGATGTTCAGGAATGACTCATTCAGCTGCTATGGCTTCAGAAATATTACCAGGAAAAACTATATTAGAAGCATTAAACACAGACTTAGTTTGTGATGCTATAAACACAGCTATGAGAGAATTATTCTTACAAATAGTTTATGGAAGAACTCAAACTGCTTTCTCAGAAGGTGGATTACCAATAGGAGCTGGACTTGAAGACTTAGGAAAAGGATTAAGATCTCAAGTTGGTACTATGTACGGAACAGTTGCTAAGGGACCAAGATACTTAGAAATGGCAGAAGGTTATGTAACTGAAACAGCTTTAGATGCTGATGGAGAAATCATCGGTTACAAATTTGTTCACTTAGGAAAGATGATGGAAATGATTGCTAAGGGAATGGATGCTAATGAAGCTTTAGTTAAAGCTACAGGACAATACGGAAGATTTGATGACGCTGTTACAGTTATAGATCCAAGACACAAATAA
- a CDS encoding GGGtGRT protein — MALFESYERRINQITPVLKKYGMEKIEDAKAVCDEKGINVYDIVKSTQPIAFENAMWAYTLGAAIAIKKGCVKAADAAEALGEGLQAFCIPGSVADDRKVGLGHGNLGAMLLREETKCFAFLAGHESFAAAEGAIKIAEKANKVRKEPLRVILNGLGKDAAYIISRINGFTYVQTKFDYMTGKLEIVKEKAYSNGPRAAVKCYGSDDVREGVAIMHHEGVDVSITGNSTNPTRFQHPVAGTYKKECVEQGKKYFSVASGGGTGRTLHPDNMAAGPASYGMTDTMGRMHSDAQFAGSSSVPAHVEMMGLIGMGNNPMVGATVAVSVAIEEAMSK, encoded by the coding sequence ATGGCATTATTTGAAAGTTATGAAAGAAGAATTAACCAAATTACTCCAGTATTAAAGAAATACGGAATGGAAAAAATAGAAGATGCTAAGGCTGTATGTGACGAAAAGGGAATCAACGTTTATGATATCGTTAAGTCAACTCAACCAATCGCATTCGAAAACGCTATGTGGGCTTACACTTTAGGTGCTGCTATAGCTATAAAGAAGGGCTGTGTAAAGGCTGCTGATGCTGCTGAAGCTCTAGGAGAAGGACTACAAGCATTCTGTATCCCAGGATCAGTTGCTGATGATAGAAAAGTTGGTTTAGGACACGGAAACTTAGGAGCTATGCTTTTAAGAGAAGAAACTAAATGCTTCGCATTCTTAGCAGGACACGAAAGCTTCGCTGCTGCTGAAGGTGCTATAAAGATAGCTGAAAAAGCTAACAAAGTAAGAAAAGAACCTTTAAGAGTTATATTAAACGGTCTTGGAAAAGATGCTGCTTATATAATTTCAAGAATTAACGGATTTACTTATGTTCAAACTAAGTTTGATTACATGACTGGTAAATTAGAAATAGTTAAAGAAAAAGCATACTCAAACGGACCAAGAGCTGCAGTTAAGTGCTACGGTTCAGATGACGTTAGAGAAGGTGTTGCTATAATGCATCACGAAGGAGTTGACGTATCAATTACTGGTAACTCAACTAACCCTACAAGATTCCAACATCCAGTTGCTGGAACATATAAGAAGGAATGCGTAGAACAAGGTAAGAAGTACTTCTCAGTTGCATCAGGTGGTGGTACTGGAAGAACTCTTCATCCAGATAACATGGCAGCAGGTCCTGCTTCATACGGTATGACTGATACTATGGGAAGAATGCACTCAGATGCACAATTCGCAGGATCATCATCAGTTCCAGCTCACGTTGAAATGATGGGTCTTATCGGAATGGGTAATAACCCAATGGTTGGAGCTACAGTTGCAGTTTCAGTTGCTATAGAAGAAGCAATGAGCAAGTAA